The following are from one region of the Fibrobacterota bacterium genome:
- a CDS encoding pyruvate dehydrogenase complex dihydrolipoamide acetyltransferase, which yields MPTSMLMPSLSPTMEEGVVAKWLVKEGDFIKPGTMLCSVETDKTTVDYESMDEGFLRKIVVPGGSPAKVNQLIAVLTEDKNEDITQYLEKALKKDQEQLAAKAGPKPAPTPAAAPSAASNGSGPARASYTPGPAPRVAVAPEPVPSAGGRVLASPLARRMAEEAGIPLSGVAGSGPNGRIIRADVENYKPPAKGAKTEGPVQRPLYGSLAPIAPTQDLPLNMMRKTIGKRLLESTQSMPVFYATMKVDMGAINGLRAQLNRAPGYKVSVNDIVVKATAFALREFPQVNSSYMGDFIRQNANIDICVAVSIDGGLITPIVRDADQKGLGLISTEIKGLVAKAKAGKLAPDEYQGGTFTVSNLGMYGVDEFTAIINPPQAAILAVGGIQPEVYLDNGVAKQRDVMKMTLSSDHRIIDGALAAQFLSGLKSLLENPVWLML from the coding sequence ATGCCCACTAGCATGTTGATGCCGAGCTTGAGCCCTACCATGGAAGAGGGCGTCGTGGCCAAATGGTTGGTGAAGGAAGGCGATTTCATCAAGCCCGGCACGATGCTGTGCAGCGTGGAGACGGACAAGACCACCGTCGATTACGAGAGCATGGATGAGGGCTTCCTACGGAAGATCGTGGTGCCCGGCGGCTCTCCCGCCAAGGTAAACCAGCTGATAGCGGTTCTCACCGAAGATAAGAACGAAGATATCACCCAGTACCTGGAGAAGGCGCTGAAGAAGGACCAGGAACAACTGGCGGCCAAAGCCGGGCCCAAGCCCGCGCCGACGCCGGCCGCCGCACCGTCAGCGGCGTCCAATGGTTCCGGACCCGCGCGCGCCTCCTATACCCCGGGCCCTGCTCCCCGGGTCGCCGTTGCTCCGGAACCCGTTCCCTCGGCAGGAGGAAGGGTACTCGCCTCTCCCCTCGCCCGCCGTATGGCCGAAGAAGCCGGCATTCCCTTGTCCGGAGTGGCTGGTAGCGGGCCGAACGGCCGCATCATCCGCGCGGACGTCGAGAATTATAAGCCGCCTGCGAAGGGCGCCAAGACGGAAGGCCCGGTACAACGTCCGTTGTACGGCTCCCTGGCGCCCATCGCGCCGACGCAGGACCTGCCTCTCAACATGATGCGCAAGACCATCGGCAAACGCCTGCTGGAATCGACCCAGAGCATGCCGGTGTTCTACGCGACCATGAAGGTGGACATGGGCGCCATCAACGGCCTGCGGGCGCAGTTGAATCGCGCGCCGGGATACAAGGTGAGCGTGAACGATATCGTGGTCAAGGCGACCGCTTTCGCTCTGCGGGAATTCCCCCAAGTGAACTCGTCCTACATGGGCGATTTCATCCGGCAGAACGCCAACATCGACATTTGCGTGGCCGTATCCATCGACGGCGGCTTGATTACCCCCATCGTACGGGACGCGGACCAGAAGGGCCTGGGGCTCATCTCGACCGAGATCAAGGGGCTGGTCGCCAAAGCTAAGGCGGGCAAGCTCGCCCCCGATGAATATCAGGGCGGCACTTTTACCGTTTCCAATCTGGGCATGTACGGCGTGGACGAATTCACCGCTATCATCAATCCCCCGCAAGCAGCCATCCTGGCCGTTGGCGGAATCCAGCCCGAGGTGTACCTGGACAATGGCGTGGCGAAGCAACGCGATGTCATGAAGATGACCTTGAGCTCGGATCACCGCATTATCGACGGGGCGTTGGCGGCGCAATTCCTTTCCGGATTGAAGTCCCTGCTGGAAAATCCCGTCTGGCTGATGCTCTAA